The segment GATCCCTTTCAATGAATTAAAAGTTAATCCGAACCTTGTTCAAAACCAAGGTTATTAATTACAGTAAGGCTTTATAAGAAAAAGCTGTTCAGGTAATACTGAACAGCTTTTTTCTTTACGATTGTTGCTGTTGCTCTTCCTGTTGTGGAAGATGCGCATTCATCACTTCTTCGATCTTCTCGTGCAACACCGTAGTTGAAGAGGTCACCCAATCGGGCAGATCATGGTTTTCCAATATTTTCCACCTGTTATCTTCTTTGTGCATTTTGAAGAGTAACCTGTTCCCACGTTCATCGGCCACATCTACACTAAAGGTGCCTTCCTGTAAGCCACCAAGCTTTCTGAAGTTGAATTCACGTAAGCGTCCGTCTGCTTTGATCAAACGGGTGAATTGAATGTTTTTTACGACTTGTAGTTTCATCTGCTCAAATTTTGTGGTTTTTGATTGCCAGATGTTATTCGTCCTGAAAATGATCATTGATTTGATGTACAAATTGACCGATCATTTTTATGACTCATTTCATCAGTAAGTTTTTAAAAGTTGTGCGTTCAGTGATTTACTGATGCGGATATGGGATATTTTATAGAGCAAAACTCATGCACAAATGATTTTTTGTGGAAAACTTGCCTTTTACAGCTGTTAAAAAAACAGATTGTTGTTGATCTGTTTTCAAGGTTGATTGCTAAATGAATATTTCAGTGCAATAATTAAACAAACGGTCAGTCTTTAATGATCCGTGCTTCTTTGATGATATCGATCTGCGGAAATTTGTTGATGAACCATTTATTGCCTTTGAAGTAGATGGTATCAGCAGGTTTCATGGCATCATTACCATAACCTGAAAAGAACTGCCTCACCACGTCCATACCAGTGATCACTTTTGCGAAAGGTACAAAACCTTTAACGCCTCCGGCATTTAATGTGTCGTAGGTGAGATTATTACGCAGGTTGATGAAGATGGATGTTTTACGGGTGTTGGGAGCGCCACGTGAAAAGCAAATGGTGCTGTCGGTATTGGAGCCAACAACGGGTTCGTCTTTGAGATTCTTTCCCTGCCAGAAAATATTCTTCTGTTTGTCTTCGCTAACGCCAAACTGCACCAAAAAATCTTCCACCACACGGAAAATGATGGTGTTGTTGTAATAACCGCTGCGGATGAGTTGATAAAAACGATCAGCTCCCAGCGGCGACCAGCTTCGATATACTTCAACAGTGAAGTTTCCTTTGCTGGTAAAAAACTCTGCTTTGAAGGTTTCCGGTGCTTTTAGCTTCAAAAGGTTGGCATCTGTTTTTAATATCTGTGCGTGGGTTTGTGCAAACAAAAGAGAACCGAGTATCAAAAATAAAAGCGATTTCATGTTGAATAGTTGATACCGAAAATTACAAAGCTTTCAGTAAACAGGCGGCAATAAAAAATCCTCACAATTTAGTTGTGAGGATTTTCTTTGTGTTCATTGTGAAAATCTTTGTTACATCTGTGCTACTTAAAAATTACACAAAGAGCACGAAGAATTCACAAAGAAAACGGAGCGTGTCGTACTTCTTACTTCGTACCTCGTACTTCATTCATCATTTCTTAGCAACACCACCCTTCTTACTATCAACACTGATCGTGTACTTTCCGCTCCCTTGCACCACCCAGCGAACAGTAACAGTTGATAAGCCCGGGATGTTCTCTACTTCAATTTTCTCAGGATTACTTGTTTGTTCTGTTGTGATGTTGAGATCAGCATTTTCAACGATCATTCCTGCAATTGCTTTTACACCGCTGATTGAAATACAATCGGGACGTTCGATCTTGTACTTTAAATCATGACTGCTGTGTGTTGGCATAATGCGACTGTTAGAAATAACAGCCGTCACTTCTTTCAACCCATTGCCCAAATCTTTTTCTGTAACCGTATCTACTTTCAGCAACGGAGTATGGTATGCATGGTAGATAGTGAAGGCCATGTTCCGGTGCGCATCGCTTTCTAACAAAAAGCCCGGATGTGCACGGCCAAAATTTTTCTTGAAACCACCAATTTCAATTTTACCGTATTGCGGATGATCGTATTCATGCCAGTCAACAAATGCATCTTTAAACAAGAGGTAGGTGTCAAAATTGAAGTTGGTATTATCCTGCGGGTTACGTGTTGCATCTTTATTGAACATCAAATACGGTGTCCATAATTCATTGGAGTAGGTGTAGATACCACGACCACCATAAAACCAATCGAGCTCACCACCATAAGCAGGGTAGAGATCTTTGTGTACAACGAGATAACGATAGCCTGGAATCAATTCTTCACCTTTCTTTGCAATGATATCATACACCTGTATGTCTTGTGGATTGTATGTAACCTGGTCGGTAGGATCGCCGGGGCCACGTAAGATCATGCCACCTGCATTGTGATACGATTGTGCACCTGCAATATTCGGATGCTTCATAACAAAGTCCATCACCGCTCTTGTTTCAGGTAATGAGAACGGATATTTATAGGCACCATTCTGTATATAGTTTGGTTGCCATCCCCAGCCCCAGTCACGATTGGGATCGTATTGAAACGTATAGCCATCTTCATTTACCACACCATCACCATCATTATCTTTTCCTTCAAGTCCAAGCATTTCATATTCACCTTTTTCATCCGGACCAACCTGGATCATCCTGCGTGGATCAGAAGGATCAATACGTAAACGTCCATTTGGATTTTTGCGACGCATGATCAACACTTCATTATCGCCATCAAGATCATCATAACCATCTTCATCAACTAAACCATCACGATCATTATCAACAGGCAATACACCCGAACGTGGTGAACTTCCGGTGTTAGGTTCATGAAAATAACTGTCACGACCATCAGGATTAATTGTTGGAACGATGTAAAAAACTTTGTCAGCCAATAATTCTTTGATGAAACGTGTATCTTTGAATGACTCGGTTAAGTACCATGCAGTGTACATGGAGAACTCAGCACCTTGTACTTCATTGGAGTGAATATTCCCATCGATGTACATGCCGGGTTTCTGATCTGCATTTCCTTTTTTGAAATCAGTGATCGTAAGACACCAGATATCACGGCCTTTAAATGATTTGCCAATGGATTGCAGTTTCGCTAATTCGGGATGTGCTGCAGCAATCTTTTTTAGGATATCTGTTATGCCTGCATGATCGTAATAACGGTTCCAGCTAACCGTAACTTTCGGATTGGCTGGCGAGCCTGCTGCTTTAAATATCTGATCAGCAGTTTGTGCTGTCGCAAATAGTGCTGTAACGCTGAGTGCAGTTACTGCGATGAATTGTTTTATCTGAAGTTTCATACTTGAAAATTTTGGAGTGAACATTAAAGCGTTACCTCAATTGTTTTTGTTCCGGTGGTAGGACTGCCGGCTTCAATTGTGATCTTGCCGCTTCCTTTGATCAGCCAGCTCAATTGTTTAGAAGTATAACCTTCCAGTGTATTCAGCAGTTGAATTTTCTTACCACTGATGATCGATTGAGCATTACTGCTGTTCACTTTTACATTGATGCGTTTAACCCAATAGCTTCGTTCGCCCAATTTTGAATGTGAAGGCAATGCAGATTTATTAATCACATCAAGCGTTAC is part of the Lacibacter sediminis genome and harbors:
- a CDS encoding peptidylprolyl isomerase — translated: MKSLLFLILGSLLFAQTHAQILKTDANLLKLKAPETFKAEFFTSKGNFTVEVYRSWSPLGADRFYQLIRSGYYNNTIIFRVVEDFLVQFGVSEDKQKNIFWQGKNLKDEPVVGSNTDSTICFSRGAPNTRKTSIFINLRNNLTYDTLNAGGVKGFVPFAKVITGMDVVRQFFSGYGNDAMKPADTIYFKGNKWFINKFPQIDIIKEARIIKD
- a CDS encoding M14 family metallopeptidase, translated to MKLQIKQFIAVTALSVTALFATAQTADQIFKAAGSPANPKVTVSWNRYYDHAGITDILKKIAAAHPELAKLQSIGKSFKGRDIWCLTITDFKKGNADQKPGMYIDGNIHSNEVQGAEFSMYTAWYLTESFKDTRFIKELLADKVFYIVPTINPDGRDSYFHEPNTGSSPRSGVLPVDNDRDGLVDEDGYDDLDGDNEVLIMRRKNPNGRLRIDPSDPRRMIQVGPDEKGEYEMLGLEGKDNDGDGVVNEDGYTFQYDPNRDWGWGWQPNYIQNGAYKYPFSLPETRAVMDFVMKHPNIAGAQSYHNAGGMILRGPGDPTDQVTYNPQDIQVYDIIAKKGEELIPGYRYLVVHKDLYPAYGGELDWFYGGRGIYTYSNELWTPYLMFNKDATRNPQDNTNFNFDTYLLFKDAFVDWHEYDHPQYGKIEIGGFKKNFGRAHPGFLLESDAHRNMAFTIYHAYHTPLLKVDTVTEKDLGNGLKEVTAVISNSRIMPTHSSHDLKYKIERPDCISISGVKAIAGMIVENADLNITTEQTSNPEKIEVENIPGLSTVTVRWVVQGSGKYTISVDSKKGGVAKK